A region of Lichenibacterium dinghuense DNA encodes the following proteins:
- a CDS encoding TetR/AcrR family transcriptional regulator translates to MRDRIKDVARDLLIKHGYRGLRFADIASSLAITRANVHYYFGDKSNLADEVIAEYTAQSLHEIIDIWRSDDDYVGKILRTIEHNRTRYLRFNQGGVEGTPWSLISRMRLDAALLSPSARQHLRLFSSGVEACVLRSIETAKERAEFVDSAPVRDIVVQFVSVIDSAGPITQDAGSFARLEHLYLACMRIVVHGYGSETAKRRLGTMLERHRTE, encoded by the coding sequence ATGCGCGACAGGATCAAGGATGTAGCGCGCGACCTGCTGATCAAGCATGGCTACCGCGGCCTGCGCTTTGCCGACATCGCTTCTAGTCTCGCCATCACGCGAGCCAACGTGCACTATTATTTTGGCGACAAGAGCAATCTGGCCGACGAGGTCATCGCCGAGTACACGGCCCAGTCGCTGCACGAGATCATCGACATCTGGCGCTCGGACGACGATTACGTCGGCAAGATCCTGCGCACGATCGAGCACAACCGCACGCGCTATCTTCGCTTCAACCAGGGCGGCGTTGAAGGAACACCCTGGAGCCTGATCTCGCGCATGCGGCTCGACGCGGCGCTCCTGAGCCCCAGCGCGCGGCAGCATCTGCGGCTGTTCTCGTCCGGCGTCGAAGCCTGCGTGCTGCGCAGCATCGAGACCGCGAAAGAAAGGGCGGAATTTGTCGACTCGGCGCCGGTGCGTGACATAGTAGTGCAATTCGTCAGCGTGATCGACAGCGCGGGACCGATCACACAGGATGCCGGGTCCTTCGCCCGGCTCGAGCATTTGTACTTGGCCTGCATGCGGATTGTCGTGCATGGTTACGGCAGCGAAACCGCCAAGCGCCGTCTCGGCACCATGCTGGAACGGCATCGGACCGAGTAG
- a CDS encoding PDR/VanB family oxidoreductase translates to MIAAEGGTLRVQVHDASPETDDIRVLDLRADGVELPPFTPGAHVDLVLPGGLVRSYSLLNAPNERHRYLVAVARDRASRGGSTYVHDVLMPGMDIDLRGPRNTFRLDETAPHSVLIAGGIGVTPLIAMAHRLAALDRPWRMHYCSRSRSVAGFVPLLEAFGERVDFWFDDLADGQLLDIAQLVAVSPAGSHFYCCGPRPMLDSFVATTAHLPQDRVHTESFAPSQAAATVGGFVLQLARSGLELPVPSGRSILDVLLDAGIDVPCSCMEGVCGTCETTVLDGVPDHRDAVLSQAEKAANKTMMVCCSGSRSSRLVLDL, encoded by the coding sequence ATGATAGCGGCAGAGGGAGGGACGCTCCGCGTCCAGGTTCATGACGCTTCGCCGGAGACCGACGATATCCGCGTGCTCGATCTTCGTGCCGACGGTGTTGAGTTGCCGCCCTTCACGCCCGGCGCCCATGTTGACCTTGTGCTGCCGGGCGGGCTCGTGCGCAGCTATTCCCTTCTCAACGCGCCCAACGAACGGCACCGTTATCTCGTCGCCGTGGCGCGGGACCGGGCGAGCCGCGGTGGCTCGACATATGTCCATGACGTGCTGATGCCTGGCATGGATATCGACCTACGGGGCCCTCGCAACACCTTTCGGCTCGACGAAACGGCGCCCCACAGCGTGCTAATCGCCGGCGGCATCGGGGTTACGCCACTGATCGCCATGGCGCACCGATTGGCCGCGCTCGATCGGCCCTGGCGTATGCACTACTGCAGCCGCAGCCGGTCCGTGGCCGGCTTCGTGCCCTTGCTGGAAGCCTTCGGCGAACGGGTCGACTTCTGGTTCGACGACTTGGCCGACGGCCAGCTGCTCGATATTGCGCAACTCGTCGCCGTGTCACCGGCGGGGAGTCACTTCTACTGCTGCGGGCCTCGTCCAATGCTGGACAGCTTCGTGGCCACGACCGCGCATCTGCCGCAAGATAGGGTCCATACCGAATCCTTCGCGCCGTCCCAGGCGGCCGCAACCGTGGGCGGCTTCGTGCTGCAACTGGCCCGCTCAGGGCTAGAACTGCCAGTGCCCTCCGGCCGTAGTATTCTCGATGTTTTGCTCGATGCTGGGATTGATGTCCCGTGTTCCTGCATGGAAGGGGTCTGCGGCACCTGCGAGACCACCGTTCTGGACGGCGTTCCGGACCACCGAGACGCCGTGCTGAGCCAAGCCGAAAAGGCGGCCAACAAGACTATGATGGTGTGCTGCTCCGGGTCGCGGTCATCGCGCTTGGTGCTGGACCTTTAA
- a CDS encoding amidohydrolase family protein encodes MPNTSVIDCDIHPPTPTMAMLLPYMDTYWRDMVSSRGTDGLGLNSYPPGAPISARTDRRDALTLDRLRTQALEPWGTRLAILNPLYGAQALANADLASVLARAVNDWIATEWLNADSRLRASIVVSTQDIALAVEEIERRAADTRFVQVLLLVSDDMPLGRRRYWPIFETAQRLGLAVGIHAGSNYHNPTTSSGWPSFIVEEYVSQSAAFQSALLSLVAEGVFSKFPELRVVLIEAGFTWLPSFLWRANKTWRGLRTEVPWVDRPPAEIIRQHIRFTLQPADAPPDPQHLARVVEQMGSDKLILFSTDYPHWQFDGDAALPDGIGSALARQITTVNPLDTYPRLKETVQ; translated from the coding sequence ATGCCCAACACAAGCGTGATCGACTGCGACATCCATCCGCCGACCCCGACCATGGCGATGCTGCTGCCCTACATGGATACCTATTGGCGCGACATGGTGTCGAGCCGTGGCACCGACGGGTTGGGCCTCAACAGTTATCCGCCTGGCGCACCCATCAGCGCCCGTACGGACCGGCGCGATGCCCTGACTCTTGACCGGCTCCGTACCCAGGCACTCGAACCGTGGGGAACGCGGCTTGCCATCCTGAACCCACTCTACGGCGCCCAGGCCCTTGCCAATGCGGACCTCGCCTCGGTGTTGGCCCGCGCGGTCAATGATTGGATTGCGACTGAATGGCTCAATGCCGACAGCCGGCTGCGCGCCTCCATCGTGGTGTCGACGCAGGACATCGCACTCGCGGTCGAGGAGATCGAGCGCCGCGCTGCCGACACCCGCTTCGTCCAGGTGCTGCTGCTGGTGTCGGACGACATGCCGCTAGGCCGCCGCCGATACTGGCCGATCTTCGAGACCGCGCAGCGCCTGGGGCTGGCGGTGGGCATCCATGCCGGCTCGAACTACCACAACCCCACAACCTCCTCAGGTTGGCCGTCCTTCATCGTCGAAGAGTATGTTAGCCAATCAGCCGCCTTCCAGAGCGCGCTGTTGAGCCTCGTCGCGGAAGGCGTCTTCTCCAAGTTCCCGGAGTTGCGCGTCGTCCTGATTGAGGCGGGCTTCACCTGGCTGCCGTCCTTCCTGTGGCGCGCCAACAAGACCTGGCGCGGCCTGCGTACCGAAGTGCCTTGGGTGGACCGGCCCCCTGCCGAGATCATCCGCCAGCACATCCGCTTCACCCTGCAGCCAGCCGATGCGCCACCTGATCCGCAGCACCTTGCTCGCGTCGTTGAGCAGATGGGGTCCGACAAACTAATCCTGTTCTCGACCGATTATCCCCATTGGCAGTTCGACGGCGACGCCGCCCTGCCGGACGGCATCGGCTCGGCGCTCGCCCGCCAGATCACCACCGTTAATCCGCTCGACACCTACCCGCGCCTCAAGGAGACCGTGCAATGA
- a CDS encoding IS5 family transposase (programmed frameshift): protein MSEPLVTDALWSAIAPLLPPELPRPKGGRPRCDDRSALTGIVFVLRSGTAWELLPRQFGCSGMTCWRRLRDWHAAGVWARLHRVLLEQLNDTGALDWSRASLDSASVPAKKGGEETGPNPTDRGKPGTKRHIVVDRAGTPLGVTLSGANRHDSRMLAPTLDAVPGVRHGRGRPRRRPTKLHADKAYDNRRCRAECRARSVKPRIARRGVERSDSLGRHRWVVERTLAWLNRFRRLTVRYERRADIHLAFVTLGCALICLNQIKRFC from the exons ATGAGCGAGCCCTTGGTCACCGACGCGCTATGGTCTGCCATCGCGCCCCTGCTGCCACCGGAACTGCCCAGGCCGAAGGGTGGTCGACCGCGGTGTGACGACCGCAGCGCTCTGACCGGCATCGTCTTCGTGCTGCGCTCGGGCACGGCGTGGGAGTTGCTGCCGCGGCAGTTCGGCTGCTCGGGCATGACATGCTGGCGAAGGCTGCGCGACTGGCACGCGGCCGGTGTGTGGGCGCGGCTGCACCGGGTGTTGCTGGAGCAACTCAACGACACGGGCGCGCTGGACTGGAGCCGGGCTTCTCTCGACAGCGCGTCCGTGCCGGCCA AAAAGGGGGGCGAGGAGACCGGCCCCAACCCGACCGACCGCGGCAAGCCGGGCACCAAACGCCACATCGTGGTCGACCGGGCCGGCACGCCGCTCGGCGTCACGCTGAGCGGGGCCAACCGCCACGACAGCCGCATGCTGGCGCCCACGCTCGACGCCGTGCCGGGCGTGCGCCACGGGCGAGGCCGGCCGAGACGGCGCCCGACCAAGCTCCACGCCGACAAGGCTTACGACAACCGCCGCTGCCGGGCCGAGTGCCGCGCCCGCTCGGTCAAGCCCCGCATCGCGCGCCGCGGCGTCGAGCGCAGCGACAGTCTCGGCCGCCACCGCTGGGTCGTCGAGCGCACCCTGGCCTGGCTGAACCGCTTTCGCCGTCTCACGGTCCGTTACGAGCGGCGCGCCGACATCCACCTCGCCTTCGTCACGCTCGGATGCGCCCTGATCTGCCTCAACCAGATCAAGCGGTTTTGTTAG
- a CDS encoding DarT ssDNA thymidine ADP-ribosyltransferase family protein, whose amino-acid sequence MLDIPKSYKEINPDASILYLCLHVEAAIAMMRENYLWPFGETVAGRDLVAIGIDRFNSRRAAQPLPVPWTGRVGEFVVFDVTPCTRPAFASVTAHPGAARVERRDVVAVCISHEALRALGRPTVYVDRMCTRAEANFSGDRDLLGTAAWARIRTRNLRAAAEDPEEVFRYDAGALVWGPVPTSLAAAVVCKDAATAAKVRAQLPATRVEALPDLLW is encoded by the coding sequence ATGCTCGACATTCCAAAATCCTACAAGGAAATCAACCCAGACGCGTCGATCCTCTACCTATGCCTGCACGTTGAGGCTGCCATCGCTATGATGCGCGAAAATTACCTGTGGCCGTTCGGGGAGACGGTCGCGGGTCGCGACCTCGTCGCGATCGGCATCGATCGCTTCAACTCGCGTCGGGCGGCACAGCCCCTGCCAGTCCCCTGGACGGGCCGGGTGGGGGAGTTCGTGGTTTTCGACGTGACGCCATGCACCCGGCCCGCGTTCGCCTCCGTCACCGCGCACCCGGGCGCGGCACGGGTCGAGCGTCGCGACGTCGTGGCCGTCTGCATCTCCCACGAGGCGCTCCGTGCCCTCGGGCGACCGACTGTATACGTCGATCGGATGTGCACCCGCGCCGAGGCGAACTTCAGCGGTGACCGCGACCTGCTCGGTACGGCCGCGTGGGCGCGGATCCGGACCCGGAACCTGCGCGCCGCCGCCGAGGATCCCGAGGAGGTGTTCCGCTACGACGCAGGCGCGCTCGTATGGGGACCCGTGCCGACCTCTCTGGCAGCGGCGGTGGTCTGCAAGGACGCGGCGACCGCCGCCAAGGTGCGGGCGCAGCTCCCGGCGACGCGGGTGGAGGCGCTGCCCGACCTGCTCTGGTGA
- a CDS encoding IS3 family transposase (programmed frameshift), whose protein sequence is MAKRHRPEEIITKLRQVDVLVSQGSSVADAVRSVAVTEVTYYRWRQEYGGLKSDQVKRMKDLETENNRLRKAIADLTLDKLILQEASPGKLLSPARRRLCVGHVCDVLAVSERRACRALGQHRSTHRKVPRGRDDEEALTADLVELARQYGRYGYRKISALLRGAGWVVNDKRVERIWRQEGLKVPARQPKRGRLWLNDGSCIRLRPERRNHVWAYDFVEDRTHDGRKLRMLNVVDEYTHECLSIRVSRKLKATDVIDVLSDLFILRGVPEHIRSDNEPEFIAAAVRDWIKAVGAKTAYIMPGSPWGNGSVESFNARFRDELLNGEIFPSLREAEIIIESWRRHHNAIRPHASLGYRPPAPEVVVPTYAAWPAALTRPASPAKLPVAERPTAH, encoded by the exons ATGGCGAAGCGGCACAGGCCCGAGGAGATCATCACCAAGCTGCGTCAGGTTGACGTGCTGGTGTCGCAGGGGTCGAGCGTTGCGGACGCGGTCCGCAGCGTCGCTGTGACGGAGGTCACGTACTACCGTTGGCGGCAGGAGTACGGCGGGCTGAAGTCGGACCAGGTCAAGCGGATGAAGGATCTGGAGACCGAGAACAACCGGCTTCGCAAGGCGATCGCGGATCTGACGCTCGACAAGCTCATCTTGCAGGAGGCGTCCC CGGGGAAACTTCTGAGCCCCGCGCGCCGTCGTCTGTGCGTCGGCCATGTTTGTGACGTGTTGGCTGTTTCCGAGCGCCGGGCCTGCCGCGCGCTCGGCCAGCATCGGTCGACGCACAGGAAGGTGCCGCGGGGCCGGGACGACGAGGAGGCCCTCACGGCCGATCTCGTCGAGTTGGCGCGACAGTATGGCCGCTACGGTTATCGCAAGATCTCGGCCCTGCTCCGCGGGGCCGGGTGGGTGGTCAACGACAAGCGCGTCGAGCGGATCTGGCGGCAGGAAGGGCTCAAGGTGCCGGCGCGCCAGCCCAAGCGCGGTCGTTTGTGGCTGAACGACGGCTCGTGCATCCGTCTGCGGCCGGAGCGCCGCAATCACGTCTGGGCCTATGACTTCGTCGAGGACCGCACGCATGACGGACGCAAGCTTCGCATGTTGAACGTCGTCGACGAGTACACGCACGAATGCCTGTCGATCCGAGTCAGCCGCAAGCTGAAAGCGACTGACGTCATCGACGTGCTGTCCGACCTGTTCATCCTGCGCGGTGTGCCGGAGCACATCCGCTCCGACAACGAGCCGGAGTTCATCGCCGCGGCCGTACGAGATTGGATCAAGGCGGTCGGCGCGAAGACCGCCTACATCATGCCCGGTTCACCCTGGGGGAACGGTTCTGTCGAAAGCTTCAACGCCCGCTTCCGGGACGAGCTGCTCAACGGGGAGATCTTCCCCTCGCTCCGTGAAGCCGAGATCATCATCGAGAGCTGGCGACGACATCACAATGCGATCAGGCCTCATGCCTCGCTCGGATATCGGCCGCCGGCCCCGGAGGTGGTGGTGCCCACCTACGCCGCTTGGCCGGCTGCGCTAACCCGACCTGCTTCGCCGGCCAAGCTGCCCGTGGCGGAACGGCCCACGGCGCACTAA
- a CDS encoding MFS transporter produces MDDVGRTTRLKRVQRTALALLVISGVVSYVDRATLSIASPMIREDLGLSIGEMGLLLSAFLWAYALSQIPTGALVDRLGARRLLALGLAVWSGAQMLGGLVSGFGAFFFARLLLGVGEAPQFPTGSRVVRDWFNLRHRGAATGIFISASTLGTALAAPLLTTFMGWFGWRGMFLIMGVFGFAIALLWYGLYRNPAEIALSAAEDHYLSEGDPTSAGGSVTLHQWRRLFSFGTTWGMILGSFGGIYVIWIFTAWLPTYLEMERHYSIKQTGWAAAIPFFCGVLGSLSGGWVADRLQRGGLSPVDARRYPVAVAMVGMALCVVLAAESQDRTAAIAFISATLFLSYVAIANQWSMVTVVAPKNATGSLGAIQNFGGYIGGALAPTVTGFIVQGAGSFAPALWVGAGITLTGGLAYFILARAPIEADLAADIRQAQSSAPGQPHAPMLSVDGR; encoded by the coding sequence ATGGACGACGTCGGACGAACGACGCGCCTGAAACGGGTTCAAAGGACGGCACTGGCTCTTCTGGTCATCAGCGGGGTAGTGAGCTACGTCGACCGCGCCACGCTGTCGATCGCCAGCCCAATGATCCGCGAGGATCTCGGCCTGTCCATCGGCGAAATGGGCCTGCTGCTGTCGGCCTTCCTTTGGGCCTATGCGTTATCTCAGATCCCCACTGGCGCGCTGGTTGACCGGCTCGGCGCGCGGCGGCTACTGGCGCTAGGCCTCGCAGTCTGGTCGGGAGCGCAGATGCTGGGCGGGCTCGTGTCCGGCTTCGGCGCGTTCTTTTTCGCTCGGCTGCTACTCGGAGTCGGCGAAGCCCCACAGTTCCCGACGGGATCGCGCGTGGTGCGCGACTGGTTCAATCTCCGCCACCGCGGCGCCGCCACCGGCATCTTCATCTCGGCCTCGACGCTCGGCACGGCGCTGGCAGCTCCGCTGCTGACGACCTTTATGGGCTGGTTCGGCTGGCGGGGGATGTTCCTGATCATGGGAGTCTTCGGCTTCGCGATCGCGCTTCTCTGGTACGGGCTGTACCGCAACCCCGCCGAGATCGCCCTGTCAGCAGCGGAGGACCATTACCTGTCTGAGGGCGACCCTACGTCTGCAGGCGGTAGCGTGACGCTGCACCAATGGCGGCGCCTTTTCAGCTTCGGCACTACCTGGGGCATGATCCTCGGCAGCTTCGGCGGTATCTACGTCATCTGGATATTCACGGCTTGGCTGCCGACCTACCTTGAGATGGAACGGCACTACAGCATCAAGCAGACCGGCTGGGCGGCGGCGATACCGTTCTTCTGCGGCGTGCTCGGAAGCCTCAGCGGGGGCTGGGTCGCGGACCGTTTGCAGCGGGGCGGCCTGTCTCCGGTCGATGCGAGGCGCTATCCCGTGGCGGTCGCCATGGTGGGCATGGCGCTCTGCGTCGTGCTGGCCGCCGAGTCTCAGGATCGCACGGCCGCCATCGCTTTCATCTCGGCAACGCTGTTCCTTTCCTACGTGGCCATCGCCAATCAGTGGTCAATGGTGACGGTGGTGGCGCCCAAAAACGCTACGGGATCGCTCGGCGCCATCCAAAACTTCGGCGGCTACATCGGCGGCGCGCTGGCTCCCACGGTCACAGGCTTCATCGTACAGGGTGCTGGCAGTTTCGCTCCGGCGCTGTGGGTCGGAGCCGGCATCACACTGACAGGCGGTCTCGCCTATTTCATCCTGGCGAGGGCGCCCATCGAAGCTGACCTCGCGGCCGATATCCGGCAGGCTCAGTCCTCTGCTCCCGGGCAGCCGCATGCGCCGATGCTGAGTGTGGACGGGCGCTGA
- a CDS encoding SDR family NAD(P)-dependent oxidoreductase produces the protein MTAFRTDLFAGCTALVTGGTRGIGAGIAQMLCGLGAEVVAAGLGAKAADLSSDLRVEELDVTHEEDVYQLIDGLPRLDIVVNCAGIIARVKEHELDTFERVLAINLTGTMRLCTLARPKLRERRGCIVNTASMLSFFGGGLVPGYSASKGGVAQLTKSLAIAYAPDGIRVNAVAPGWIATPLTQALQDDPSRAKPILDRTPLGRWGAPDDVAAAVAFLCSPAAAFITATILPVDGGYLAA, from the coding sequence ATGACGGCTTTTCGGACCGACCTTTTCGCCGGGTGCACCGCGCTCGTCACAGGCGGCACGCGGGGGATCGGCGCCGGCATAGCCCAGATGCTGTGCGGGCTCGGGGCTGAGGTGGTGGCGGCAGGCCTCGGTGCCAAAGCGGCCGATCTCAGCTCGGACCTCCGCGTCGAGGAGCTCGACGTAACCCATGAGGAGGACGTATACCAGCTCATTGACGGGTTGCCGCGGCTCGACATCGTGGTGAACTGCGCCGGCATCATCGCCCGCGTGAAGGAGCACGAGCTCGACACGTTCGAGCGCGTGCTGGCCATCAATCTCACCGGCACGATGCGTCTTTGCACTCTGGCGCGGCCGAAACTGCGCGAAAGACGGGGTTGCATCGTCAACACGGCGTCCATGCTCAGCTTTTTCGGCGGCGGCCTCGTGCCTGGCTACAGTGCCAGCAAGGGTGGCGTTGCGCAGCTGACCAAGTCGCTCGCCATCGCCTATGCGCCCGATGGCATTCGGGTGAACGCAGTCGCGCCGGGCTGGATCGCCACGCCGTTGACCCAGGCGCTCCAGGACGACCCGTCGCGCGCCAAACCCATCCTCGACCGCACGCCACTCGGGCGTTGGGGCGCGCCGGACGACGTCGCCGCGGCGGTCGCCTTCCTGTGCAGCCCGGCCGCGGCCTTCATCACGGCGACGATCCTGCCGGTCGACGGAGGCTATCTGGCCGCCTGA
- a CDS encoding glycoside hydrolase family 15 protein, with the protein MVHLCTYAPTGALVAAPTTSLPERVPGTYNYDYRYCWIRDGSLTVSLLAQLGDARPVSRFLDFVAARLRPETDDKSKLPLQVLYRIDGGAKTSKDERSDISGYRDCQPVQMGNAVYQMHEIDGFGFLADCIHGFVEAGGALEDRHWEVMRRLADFIAQNWAEKDAGTWELMPSQDFTATKVMNWVALDRAIAVAERTGRQAPARWAQSRDRVRADVLEHGWSEKAGAFRQRYGSDALDGTALLIPLMGFLPPDDPKVRATVERVEKVLKLNGLVHRFVPEETPGRPDQPMGDREGAFLMCTMWLAEAWQMLGEPEKAKRALEHAEACRGTNRLFSEAGDARQSPSLLGNMPLLFTEAAYARAAMAVG; encoded by the coding sequence GTGGTGCACCTGTGCACCTACGCGCCGACCGGGGCGCTCGTGGCGGCCCCGACGACATCGCTGCCCGAGCGCGTGCCCGGCACCTACAACTACGACTACCGCTACTGCTGGATCCGCGATGGGTCGCTCACGGTCAGCCTGCTGGCGCAGCTCGGCGACGCTCGGCCCGTGTCGCGCTTCCTCGACTTCGTGGCAGCCCGTCTCCGGCCCGAGACGGACGACAAATCGAAGCTGCCGCTCCAGGTGCTCTACCGCATCGACGGGGGCGCCAAGACGTCGAAGGACGAGCGGTCCGACATCTCAGGCTACCGCGACTGCCAGCCGGTGCAGATGGGTAACGCCGTCTACCAGATGCACGAGATCGACGGCTTCGGCTTCCTCGCCGACTGCATCCACGGCTTCGTCGAGGCCGGGGGCGCGTTGGAGGACCGGCACTGGGAGGTGATGCGACGCCTGGCCGACTTCATCGCCCAGAACTGGGCCGAGAAGGACGCCGGCACCTGGGAACTGATGCCCTCGCAGGACTTCACCGCCACCAAGGTGATGAATTGGGTGGCGCTCGACCGAGCGATCGCGGTGGCGGAACGGACCGGCCGTCAGGCGCCGGCCCGGTGGGCGCAGTCGCGCGACCGGGTCCGCGCAGACGTGCTGGAGCACGGCTGGAGCGAGAAGGCCGGCGCCTTCCGCCAGCGCTACGGCAGCGACGCCCTGGACGGCACCGCCCTGCTGATCCCGCTGATGGGCTTCCTGCCGCCCGACGACCCGAAGGTGCGGGCCACGGTGGAGCGCGTCGAAAAGGTGCTGAAGCTTAACGGCCTCGTCCACCGCTTCGTCCCGGAGGAGACGCCCGGCCGCCCGGATCAGCCCATGGGCGACCGCGAGGGCGCGTTCCTAATGTGCACCATGTGGCTCGCGGAGGCGTGGCAGATGTTGGGCGAGCCCGAGAAGGCGAAGCGGGCGCTGGAGCACGCCGAGGCCTGCCGCGGCACGAACCGGCTGTTCTCCGAAGCCGGCGACGCACGCCAGTCGCCAAGTCTGCTCGGCAACATGCCCCTGCTCTTCACCGAGGCGGCCTATGCGCGCGCCGCCATGGCCGTCGGGTAA
- a CDS encoding Rieske (2Fe-2S) protein, translating into MARYVVARLSEIPPGGSKLVDVEGRPIGIYNVDGNYFALLDRCPHEGASLCRGDRIGLVQSDGPGHYSYTRSGEMVRCPWHGWEFDIRTGQSWCDPKRMRVRAYAAAVAAGEELIKGPYVAESFPVSVDANYIVVDV; encoded by the coding sequence ATGGCGCGGTATGTCGTGGCGCGGCTGAGCGAGATTCCGCCTGGCGGTTCCAAGCTGGTCGACGTCGAAGGACGGCCGATCGGCATCTATAACGTCGATGGGAATTATTTCGCCCTGCTGGATCGCTGCCCGCACGAGGGCGCGAGCCTGTGCCGGGGCGACCGCATTGGGCTCGTGCAGTCGGATGGTCCTGGCCATTACAGCTACACGCGGTCGGGCGAAATGGTCCGTTGCCCGTGGCACGGTTGGGAGTTCGATATCCGCACCGGACAATCCTGGTGCGACCCGAAACGGATGCGGGTGCGGGCCTATGCGGCCGCAGTGGCGGCGGGCGAGGAGCTGATCAAGGGTCCCTACGTGGCCGAAAGCTTTCCCGTGTCGGTCGACGCGAACTACATTGTGGTGGACGTGTGA
- a CDS encoding amidohydrolase family protein → MNVSVSDRDTASATRLKVIDCDIHPALKSRASLDPYLSAQWRSHFHQYGPYLRQPFTASPTYPKATPALARRDAWPENGNPPGSDLDFMRKQHLDPNGVEYGILQVFALTGKDERNPDFAAALCTALNEWQVEEFTRPEPRLRGSVVIPVEDSETSVAEIRRRAGDENFAQVLMMTRNREPLGQRRYWPIYRTAVEAGLPIGIHVGGTSAIPMTPGGWPSFYLEDHHNHSIGMQSVLASLIFEGVFEEFPTLKVILVEGGFAWVPPHAWRMDAHWSRGRSEVPRVKRPPSDYVRSNVWFTTQPMEEPENRGDLKQTMEWIGYDRILFSTDYPHWDFDDPRFAFKGTLTGEQQRLIYSENARGVFGL, encoded by the coding sequence ATGAACGTTTCTGTATCGGACCGCGACACCGCGAGCGCGACCCGGCTCAAGGTTATCGACTGCGACATCCATCCCGCGCTGAAGTCCCGCGCCTCGCTAGACCCTTATCTGTCAGCGCAGTGGCGCTCGCACTTCCACCAATACGGGCCCTATCTGCGCCAGCCCTTCACGGCGAGCCCCACTTATCCCAAGGCCACGCCGGCCCTGGCCCGGCGCGACGCCTGGCCGGAGAACGGCAACCCGCCGGGCTCCGACCTCGACTTCATGCGCAAGCAGCACCTCGACCCGAACGGGGTGGAATACGGCATTCTTCAGGTCTTTGCCCTCACTGGCAAGGACGAGCGCAACCCCGATTTTGCCGCCGCGCTCTGCACCGCACTCAATGAATGGCAGGTAGAGGAGTTCACGCGACCCGAGCCTCGTCTCAGGGGATCGGTTGTGATCCCGGTCGAGGATTCCGAGACCTCCGTCGCCGAGATCCGGCGTCGCGCGGGCGATGAGAACTTCGCCCAGGTGCTGATGATGACGCGCAACCGCGAACCGCTGGGCCAGCGCCGCTATTGGCCGATCTACCGGACCGCCGTCGAGGCAGGCCTGCCGATCGGCATCCATGTCGGCGGCACCAGCGCGATCCCGATGACGCCGGGCGGCTGGCCCTCCTTCTATCTCGAAGACCACCACAATCATTCGATCGGCATGCAATCCGTGCTGGCTAGCCTCATCTTCGAGGGTGTGTTCGAGGAGTTTCCCACCCTCAAAGTCATCCTGGTCGAGGGTGGTTTCGCCTGGGTGCCTCCACATGCCTGGCGCATGGACGCTCACTGGTCGCGTGGTCGAAGCGAGGTGCCGCGTGTGAAGCGGCCACCGTCCGATTATGTCCGCTCCAATGTGTGGTTCACCACCCAGCCGATGGAGGAGCCGGAGAACCGCGGCGACCTCAAGCAGACGATGGAGTGGATCGGCTACGACCGGATCCTGTTCTCGACTGATTATCCACACTGGGACTTCGACGACCCGCGCTTTGCCTTCAAGGGCACGCTGACAGGCGAACAGCAGCGATTGATTTATTCTGAGAACGCCCGCGGCGTGTTTGGACTCTGA
- a CDS encoding 2,4'-dihydroxyacetophenone dioxygenase family protein, giving the protein MTAETGNAPQPGADIRTMPYQLPFPKEARAEIVVPNAIPEDDRLWVPQGENVWFRPLCLNVSQGYWMNLLKVRKAGVLSRHRHPGPVHGFVLKGRWRYLEHDWVATEGSYVFEPPGETHTLIVPEDVEEMITYFQVNGVMYYVDPWGKGVGYEDVFSKIDMCRKHFMDVGLGEAFVDQFVR; this is encoded by the coding sequence ATGACGGCCGAGACTGGCAACGCCCCGCAGCCCGGCGCCGACATCCGCACCATGCCCTACCAGCTCCCCTTTCCGAAGGAGGCGAGGGCCGAGATTGTGGTGCCGAACGCGATCCCCGAAGATGATCGACTATGGGTGCCCCAGGGCGAGAACGTTTGGTTCCGCCCGCTCTGCCTGAACGTCAGTCAGGGCTATTGGATGAACCTTCTCAAGGTCCGCAAGGCGGGCGTCCTGAGCCGGCATCGCCACCCCGGCCCGGTGCACGGCTTCGTGCTCAAGGGGCGCTGGCGCTACCTGGAACACGACTGGGTCGCGACCGAAGGCAGCTACGTGTTCGAGCCGCCGGGCGAAACCCATACTCTGATAGTGCCTGAAGACGTCGAGGAAATGATCACCTACTTCCAGGTGAACGGCGTTATGTATTACGTCGATCCTTGGGGCAAGGGCGTAGGCTACGAAGACGTCTTCTCTAAAATCGACATGTGCCGCAAGCATTTCATGGACGTCGGCCTGGGCGAAGCCTTTGTCGACCAGTTCGTGCGGTGA